In Streptomyces sp. NBC_00414, a single window of DNA contains:
- a CDS encoding amidohydrolase family protein: MKPMGRRGFLAASTALGAGAGLSAYAAVSAADGNKTPDKTPDIALRDRDLPFIGTEETFSTPTLLKLNSINQDHIAFLEGIGLADLGQRRIGDMDAGGLNVQILSAHTPSVQNVPGQRGIDLAHRLNRQLVDGPIAKYPGRFKAFATLPLRSPEAAADELERSVREDGFLGALTNGHIAKKYLDHPDFEPVLARAVALDVPIYLHPGYPADDVFKIYYSTTRSKYKEEYQDYIFSGSGYGWHQEVLTQCIRMITYGVFDRFPKLKVIIGHMGEGLPFYYERIVNDMGEPTEDSLEKLIGQYFQDNFWVTTSAFPQTELLDLLLKYISVDRVMFATDYPFADIKEQTDWFRGVDLPREAKEKIAFRNAEKLFGIKV, translated from the coding sequence ATGAAGCCTATGGGACGTCGCGGCTTTCTAGCCGCTTCCACGGCACTTGGCGCTGGTGCCGGCTTGTCCGCGTATGCCGCCGTTTCGGCAGCGGACGGGAACAAGACTCCGGACAAGACTCCGGACATTGCATTGCGAGACCGGGACCTGCCCTTCATCGGCACGGAGGAGACCTTTTCGACTCCCACGCTGTTGAAGCTGAACTCCATCAATCAGGATCACATAGCGTTCCTTGAGGGAATTGGTCTTGCGGATCTAGGTCAACGCCGCATTGGTGATATGGATGCGGGGGGACTCAACGTTCAAATCCTCTCCGCTCATACCCCCTCCGTGCAAAATGTCCCTGGGCAAAGGGGTATCGACCTTGCCCATCGTCTTAACCGGCAACTTGTAGACGGGCCAATCGCCAAATACCCGGGCCGCTTCAAGGCTTTCGCCACCTTGCCCTTGCGGAGCCCGGAGGCGGCGGCGGACGAACTGGAACGCTCGGTTCGGGAAGATGGCTTCTTGGGTGCACTGACCAACGGACACATCGCGAAGAAGTATCTCGACCATCCCGATTTCGAGCCTGTGCTGGCACGTGCCGTTGCTCTCGATGTGCCGATCTACCTGCATCCGGGCTATCCAGCTGACGACGTCTTCAAGATCTACTACAGCACCACACGGTCCAAATACAAGGAAGAGTACCAAGACTACATTTTCAGTGGGTCTGGATATGGCTGGCACCAGGAGGTGCTGACTCAATGCATTCGTATGATCACGTACGGAGTTTTCGACAGATTCCCCAAACTGAAAGTCATCATCGGCCACATGGGCGAAGGCCTTCCCTTCTACTACGAGCGGATCGTCAATGACATGGGCGAGCCGACCGAAGACTCGCTTGAGAAGCTCATCGGGCAATACTTCCAGGACAACTTCTGGGTCACGACGAGCGCGTTCCCCCAGACCGAACTGCTCGATCTCCTGCTGAAGTACATAAGCGTGGATCGGGTGATGTTCGCAACCGACTACCCGTTCGCGGACATAAAGGAGCAGACCGACTGGTTCCGCGGAGTCGATCTGCCACGCGAAGCCAAGGAAAAAATTGCGTTCCGAAATGCGGAAAAACTGTTCGGAATTAAAGTCTGA
- a CDS encoding response regulator transcription factor, with translation MRIMIADDEAAIRESLERVLQVEGYDTSTVANGFAVLDGVGGDAPDLLLLDVMMPRLGGLETCRRLRAAGRDLPVLMLTARDQVSDRVAGLDAGADDYLPKPFATEELLARVRALLRRRTPADEESQILSFADVRLDPDRFEAWRGARPLRLTRTEFSLLQVLVSNATRVVTRDALFEAIWGFGMSSTANNLQVYVSYLRRKMEAEGEPRLIYTLRGLGYTLRETPP, from the coding sequence GTGCGGATCATGATCGCGGATGACGAGGCGGCCATCCGTGAGTCGCTGGAGCGGGTGCTCCAGGTCGAGGGTTACGACACCAGCACCGTCGCCAACGGTTTCGCCGTGCTCGACGGGGTCGGTGGTGACGCGCCGGATCTGCTGCTCCTCGACGTGATGATGCCCCGCCTCGGCGGGTTGGAGACCTGCCGGCGGTTGCGGGCCGCGGGCCGGGATCTGCCGGTGCTGATGCTGACCGCCCGTGACCAGGTCTCCGACCGGGTCGCGGGGCTGGACGCGGGCGCCGACGACTACCTGCCCAAGCCGTTCGCCACCGAGGAGTTGCTGGCCCGGGTGCGGGCCCTGCTGCGGCGGCGCACGCCGGCCGACGAGGAGTCGCAGATCCTGTCGTTCGCCGACGTCCGGCTCGATCCCGACAGGTTCGAGGCGTGGCGGGGCGCGCGGCCGCTGCGTCTGACCCGGACCGAGTTCTCCCTCCTGCAGGTCCTCGTGAGCAACGCGACCCGGGTCGTGACCCGCGACGCGCTGTTCGAGGCGATCTGGGGCTTCGGCATGAGCTCCACCGCCAACAACCTCCAGGTGTACGTGAGTTACCTGCGCCGCAAGATGGAGGCCGAGGGTGAGCCGCGATTGATCTACACGCTGCGCGGCCTGGGATACACGTTGCGGGAGACCCCTCCGTGA